The segment AAAACACCCCAAAATAAGGACACCCCAAAGCTTTAGTCTCCTACCCTCAGCCCTCACCTTGTTTCCCCCTGGAAAAAGCCTCCTGGCTCTCATGCATACATAGAAATATCCCCCTCCTCAAAGTAAGCTTGCACAACATTCAAATATAAAGCCTTGCTCCCCGGCAAGGACCCACAATCACAAAAGGCCTTCAAACTTGCTCCCAGGTTCCTATTATGTTCCACCTCAAGCTAATAAAAACCCCAAATTGAATTTCATGTCCCCCCAAATATAATCTGAACCTCAACATTTATCTGGTACCCCATCAGACTGTACCCTAAAAGCACCATGATTACTGTACTTGAAATCAGATTGTCCACATACACCAATGACTATGAATCCCCTACACCAAATTTTCATCCATCACCAAAGAACACCTAGCTGATTGTGGGTGTAAGAATCCCCAGAACTAATATAGCTTCAAAATCAGCtccatgaaagtgttagtcactcagtcatgcccaactctttgcaatcccatggactaaaacccaccaggctcctctgtccatgggattttccagccaaggatactggagtgggttgctatttccttctccatgggatcttcccaacccagggattgaacctaggtctcctacactgcaggcagattctttatcgacggagccaccaggaagcccaatgtAGCTTCAAAATCAGCTCCATACCTCAGACTTACTACTGGCCCTCAACCCTGAATCCAGCCCTCAGGGCCCAGAATGATGAGTAACTCAACACCCCACATCTGACAGATAGACCTGATATCAAAGGAGCTGCAGGTCTAACTCCCACCTCCAACTGGCCAGAGACCAAAGTAACCCTCATTTGCAGAAGCCACCACACCATCTTGAATCCCTAGTTCCCCATTCCCAATGTCTCAGCAGTTCTTTCCTGCACCCAAACAAAGACATCCTCAGTTCTGAAGAGGAGGGCCCCATGTCTCTATATGCAGCTCCACGGATTATGGCCAGTCATTATTGGGCAATTGTAGACGTTCCTGAGCCCAAATGCAAGTCCTGCTTGGCAGCTAGACTCAGCTCTGTTATCCAAATGAACCTCATCTCCCCAAACAAAATATGAGGGTGTGACCCATGCCTatctcccagatcagggacttaAATTGGGGTTATCAGCCCCTTCTGCCCTCTCTCCCTTGTTACCCTGAGACCCTCGCTTTCCTCTTCTGTCTGTTCAGTGCATCTAacttttacattcagttcagttcagtcgctcagtcgtgtccgactctttgcgaccccatgaatcacagcatgccaggcctccctgtccatcaccaactcccggagtttacccaaactcatgtccatcgagtcggtgatgccatccagccattacattaatgtttaccaaaaaaaaaaatcacctctaaATACAGATAATAGCATCGAGGTTAATAAAAAATCCTGGGCTCCCATGGCTCAGACCCTCGGCTCTTTGTCCCATTCATTTTCCTGGTTCCCAAAGCCCGCGGATTTCTCACCCCAGGCAGGAACCCCAGGTTCAGAGGGAAGTCACTTCTGTCGCCTAACTCTCCCTCCCTCCGCCCAACCCTGGTCCCCTGGACAAAGTAAATGCGAGCAAAGAGGGGGAGAATGACCGCCCAGACCTAATCCATCCTTCGCCCCCGGCTGAATGGACCCCCAGCCGAGTGGAGACGAAGGGCGCGGCGAGGCTAGTGCTCTTCTGCCCCCTCGTGGAAGGAGCTGAACATTGCCGAGCTTCGCCTGCTTGCCGCGCTGGACCGCGGCGTCCCGCCAGCCTCTAAAGCGTCGCCGACGGGCGGGTGCTCAAGGCCCTAAAGAGCTGGGACTGGGGGAGGGCGAGCGGGCTTTGGGCGGGAATCTGCCTCTCTGGATCCCTAAAAGGATTCAGAAGAGCGTCGGGAGCTAAAAGTTCGGACCCTAGGTCTCTTGAGCGTCTCTCGGCCGCCACCCGGGGCTTTCCCCACCTCCTCGAGGGGAAGCAGCTGGCGGAGCCGTCCGGTCGCAGGACAATGGAAGGAAACGAACTAGAAATCATATCCGCCCCCTCCCTATCGCGCCCGGTCAGAGCCCCTCTTTTGCAGGCCCCGCTAGAGGAGCCTGTTGAATGACCACACCCTCCCTGTCTGAGACCCCACGGGAGCCCACTGTCTCCTCCCCAAACCCGGTGTTTCTTTGGGCTCCCCTCAATCTCCCTTAATACCGTACATTGCAGGGGCGGGGGTCTGCTGTATTCACTCCTGTAACAGGCTCCTTTCTAAAGCCAACACATCAATTTTCGCTGTCCCGGGTCCCCCGACGACCTAAGTCACCCAACGACTTAGTCACCCAAGTTTCCCATCTCAACATCCCCAACCTCCTCCCCAATGCCAATGTCCCACCCTCGGTTCCACTTTCAGTGGCCCAAGACCCCTTACGTTACGACCACCCAAGCGTTTCCGAGGTCCCGCCCTGGAGCCGGAGACCCCGCCCCGGGTTCGCCATCTGGAGAgcgagggaggaaggaaggatacAGACCCAGGCGttcaccccacctccacccccgcccccgacaTCCCGGCCAGATAAAGGTGCCGAGGCCAAGAGGGGAGAGAGACCCCGCCCCCTTGAGAAGAGAAGCTGAAGCCCCTGCAGGACGGGGGTAAGAACCAGAGACTGAGGGAGGCAGACTCCTGGGTCCCTAGAGAGTCGGGGCTTGTTGATGGTAGGAAGACCGAGGCCCATTTTTGGGCTAAACTAGGGATCCAGGACTAGAGAGTGGAATTTCGTGGTTCGGGGAAGGGAGCTTGGATTGGGATATGGAGGGATGAGGACCACAGGTCGTCTGGGGTCTCCAGGCAGGATCGTACACCTGAGACCAGGCGCGCGGTGAGGCAGAGGGGAAATGGGGATACTGGAAGGGCATTGGGAGTCTAAGTAAGGGCGCTGCGGACTGGATTCCCAACGCTTGCCATCGACGCAGCGGTGTGGGACACTTCAACTCGCTCCAAGCGCTGTGGAATCTTAGAGGAGGAAATCGGACGATACTGAGGTTGAGGGCTGACAGAACGAGATGAATTAAGTAAAACTGCGTGAGCCGGGGCCGGGGGCTTTCCCCTGCACCTCAGGAGGAAGAGGCAAACTGTGGAAGGGAAACCGTCTTGGGACGACAAGGATCCCTGAGCCCTTTCCTTGGCACCCGCAGGCCTCCGTCGCTATGGGTTCCACCGCTACCCCGGAGGGAGCGCTGGGCTATGTCCGCGAGTTTACTCGCCACTCCTCCGACGTGCTCGGCAATCTAAATGAGCTGCGCCTGCGCGGGATCCTCACTGACGTCACGCTGCTGGTTGGCGGGCAACCCCTTCGAGCTCACAAGGCAGTTCTTATTGCCTGCAGGTTCGAGGGGTGGCTCAAGGAGTGGGGTATGGAAAAGGGGGCGGAGCTATAAGGTCTTTGGGAGGACCCGGAAGCCAAGCCTTCCACAAACAGGAGGCGGAGCGACAGGGAATTGAGGGCGGGGTGAGAGCTAGGGAGGCGGGGCTTCGTGTAGGGGCGGTGCTTTCGACGGGGTCAAGTTCCCCCTTGGTTCCCCAGCCCCTAACTCGACATATCTTCCCTCTCTCCAGTGGCTTCTTCTATTCAATTTTCCGAGGCCGTGCAGGAGTGGGGGTAGACATGCTCTCCCTGCCCGGGGGCCCCGAAGCCGGAGGCTTCGCTCCCCTTCTGGACTTCATGTACACTTCGCGCCTACGTCTCTCTCCCGCCACCGCACCAGCAGTCCTCGCGGCCGCCACCTACTTGCAGATGGAGCATGTGGTCCAGGCATGCCACCGCTTCATCCAGGCCAGGTGAGGGAGCCCCAACTTGGTGTTCCTCGTGGGTGAAATGGCATCCCAGGTGTCAAGGGCAGAGGCCAAGATTAGGAAACAGCACTAATGTCCATCGCACTTTTTCTCAGCTATGAACCTCTGGGCATATCTCTGCGGCCCCTGGAGGCAGAACCCCCCACGCCACCAACGGCCCCTCCACCAGGCAGTCCCAGGCGTTCGGAGGGGCACCCTGACCCACCTACTGAGTCTCGCAGCTGCAGTCAAGGGCCCCCCAGTCCACACAGCCCAGACCCCAAGGCCTGCAACTGGAAAAAATACAAGTTCATCATACTGAACTCTCAGGCCTCCCAAGCAGGGAGCCTGGCCGGGGAGAGTTCTGGTCAACTTTGCTCCCAGCTCCCCAGTGGAGATGAGgcttccagcagcagcagcagcagcagtgaagaagGACCCATTTCCAGTCCCCAGAGCAGGTACAGAAACTGgaaaccaccccaccccaccccaaccccagcatTTGTAGCAGTAGCCTCAGCTCAAGAGGCACAACCATTGGGCTTGGATGATCAGTAACAGGAAGTGAGAGAGTGGGCTTCACCTTAGGGAGCTGGCCAGAGGCCAGGCTTACTTGGTGAGGTGGGCCCGTGGCAATACAACTGGATAGGGTACATTGGTCAATACCCTATCATATGATGTCTCCTAACCATTTTTCTGGGCCTTGACATCTGCCTAGGCTTTCTCCAACTGCTGCCACTATGCAGTTCAAATGTGGGGCTCCAGTCAATACCCCTCATCGGCTCACACCCCAGGCTCCAGAGACCACTGGGTCACCTTCTGGGAGGGCTCATCCACCACCAGGTAAGAGCCTCTCCTTCTACCCTCTTGGCTTTTCTCCTGTGGCTACTCAAGGCCAGTTGGGGCCAAAAGACCACAGGGAAGGCCTAGTCCATTTTCaaattagaatcacctggagagcttctTTAAATCCCATTGCCCAGGTCACACCCCATGGATCAGAATGTCTGCAAGTGGAATccaggcatcagtatttttttaaagcttcctatAAGCAGCAGTGTTTGGCAACTTCTGGCATGTTCCCATCCAGGGCTGAGTGGTCAGCCCAGGGCTGGCAAAGCCTCTCTGGCAAGCTGTCATCCAGGCTGGTgcaagagagaagagagggggtacttccctggtggtccagtggctaaaacttcatgctcccaatgcagagagtctgggttcaatccctggtcaaagaactagatcccacatgcctccactGAGActgatgcagccaaagaaataaatattgttaaataaaaaaaaataagagagtgagagagaaagagaaacagaaacttcCACCCATAAGTAGGGGCCTCCACCTCCTACCACCACTATTGGAGTGATTAGCAGAATACTCTCAAATTATAAAGACATAGAGACAGATCCTGGCTTGTCCTCTCAAATAACCATGTGACCCAGAGCAGGTCAAATGAGCCTCAGCAGCCTTAACAGTAAATTGGaggcaaaacaaaaccaaacctgcTACCCTGTGGTCTGAGAATTCACTGGTATTGTTGTCATGACTCACCCCGTCCCCAGGAGGTGAATTTTTCAGCTGCCAGAACTGTGAGGCTGTGGCTGGGTGCTCATCGGGGCTGGACCCCGTGGCTTCTGGGGATGAGGACAAGCCCTACAAGTGTCAGCTCTGCCGGTCTGCCTTCCGCTATAAGGGCAACCTGGCCAGTCACCGCACGGTGCACACAGGTaggggaggagcagggagaggaCCCTGGCCTTGGTGCCCACTGCTGTTCTCCTTGACCTCCCTTCCTCCCCGCCTCCAGGGGAAAAGCCCTACCACTGCTCCATCTGCGGAGCCCGCTTTAACCGGCCGGCTAACCTGAAAACGCATAGCCGCATCCATTCGGGAGAGAAGCCCTATAAGTGCGACACATGCGGCTCGCGCTTTGTACAGGTACGACAGTTTCAGAGCCTGATCGCAGGCAAATTTGCGAGAGGGCGAGGTGGGCCGAATGGGGAGGGTTCCGTCCCTTCCAGGGGCGCGGCCTGAGATTCCCTCCTTCCCCAGGTAGCGCATCTGCGCGCGCACGTGCTGATCCACACCGGGGAGAAGCCCTATCCTTGCCCCACCTGCGGGACTCGCTTCCGCCACCTACAGACCCTGAAGAGTCACGTTCGCATCCATACCGGAGAGAAGCCTTACCACGTGAGTCCCCGACCTGGCCTAGCCCAAAGCCTTGGAATTACCTCCTGTTTACCGACGAGCGGGGCTCTGAAAGGAGCGGGCCTGGAGGCTTTAGATCGAGGCTAGGTGGGCGGTGTCCTTGTAAGAAAGGGGTGGGACCGAGGTAGGGGTGGCAGGTATGGAAGTTAGGCTCCTGGACGGGGCGTAGTCCTGGAGAGGAGGTAACAGGTGTAAAGACGCTTTGCTGAAGGGGGCCTCCTAGGCCTTCCCCAGAGGATTAGGGAGGATGTGGGgactcaaggggcttccctgtatCTCCCAGAGCTTCTCTCAGGTGGAGCGCTGGGCGGTTCTCCCTCGCTCAACATCTGAAAGGTGGTCGTGGGTGGGGAAGAGACCTGATCTGGCTGTCATCCTACAGTGCGACCCCTGCGGTCTGCATTTCCGGCACAAGAGTCAACTTCGGCTACATCTGCGCCAGAAACACGGAGCTGCTACCAACACCAAAGTGCACTACCACATTCTAGGGAGGCCCTAGCCGAGTGCCGCCCCGGCCCCACTCCCTTCCCGGAAGACGGAAAGCTGCGGCTCACGCCTGCGTTCGCTGCCAGGCTTGGGCGTGGGGGTGTGCGAGGCCCCTGGATATCAGCGAC is part of the Budorcas taxicolor isolate Tak-1 chromosome 19, Takin1.1, whole genome shotgun sequence genome and harbors:
- the BCL6B gene encoding B-cell CLL/lymphoma 6 member B protein isoform X2; its protein translation is MGSTATPEGALGYVREFTRHSSDVLGNLNELRLRGILTDVTLLVGGQPLRAHKAVLIACSGFFYSIFRGRAGVGVDMLSLPGGPEAGGFAPLLDFMYTSRLRLSPATAPAVLAAATYLQMEHVVQACHRFIQASYEPLGISLRPLEAEPPTPPTAPPPGSPRRSEGHPDPPTESRSCSQGPPSPHSPDPKACNWKKYKFIILNSQASQAGSLAGESSGQLCSQLPSGDEASSSSSSSSEEGPISSPQSRLSPTAATMQFKCGAPVNTPHRLTPQAPETTGSPSGRAHPPPGEKPYHCSICGARFNRPANLKTHSRIHSGEKPYKCDTCGSRFVQVAHLRAHVLIHTGEKPYPCPTCGTRFRHLQTLKSHVRIHTGEKPYHCDPCGLHFRHKSQLRLHLRQKHGAATNTKVHYHILGRP
- the BCL6B gene encoding B-cell CLL/lymphoma 6 member B protein isoform X1, whose translation is MGSTATPEGALGYVREFTRHSSDVLGNLNELRLRGILTDVTLLVGGQPLRAHKAVLIACSGFFYSIFRGRAGVGVDMLSLPGGPEAGGFAPLLDFMYTSRLRLSPATAPAVLAAATYLQMEHVVQACHRFIQASYEPLGISLRPLEAEPPTPPTAPPPGSPRRSEGHPDPPTESRSCSQGPPSPHSPDPKACNWKKYKFIILNSQASQAGSLAGESSGQLCSQLPSGDEASSSSSSSSEEGPISSPQSRLSPTAATMQFKCGAPVNTPHRLTPQAPETTGSPSGRAHPPPGGEFFSCQNCEAVAGCSSGLDPVASGDEDKPYKCQLCRSAFRYKGNLASHRTVHTGEKPYHCSICGARFNRPANLKTHSRIHSGEKPYKCDTCGSRFVQVAHLRAHVLIHTGEKPYPCPTCGTRFRHLQTLKSHVRIHTGEKPYHCDPCGLHFRHKSQLRLHLRQKHGAATNTKVHYHILGRP